A genomic window from Desulfatiglans anilini DSM 4660 includes:
- the glgX gene encoding glycogen debranching protein GlgX — MEPYRTRAGSRFPFGMQYSEEGTNFSFPCRYAHAVELLLFENALSRAPFQVIQLDPQINRTYFTWHVFVEALPAGTAYTWRADGPSNPSATGLRFDGGKSLVDPWAVAVSDALWDRQRASAPGDNTATAMRGIVVDVADYDWEGDEPLNHSLEKAVIYEAHVGGFTRHPSSEVKQPGTFAGLVEQIPYLKALGVTDVELMPVMAFDEQDIPEGPRERGLHNFWGYSPHSFYSPHPGYCTAPHLGSHLKDFRDMVKALHQAEIGVIMDVVFNHTAEGGADGPMINFKGFWNNAFYHLDRSDRSVYRDYTGCGNTINCNHPLVSLFLIRCLEYWVEEMHVDGFRFDLASVFTRGEDGQVMRNAPFVWGVEFSQVLNQTRIIAEAWDAGGLYQVGAFPGLRMAEWNGRYRDVIRRFVRGDGGLIGEVATRVSGSSDLYEPRDRLPINSINFITCHDGFTLQDLVSYNWKHNEANGEANRDGTEENLSWNCGCEGDTRDLAILSLRRRQTRNFAAILLLSQGVPMLLAGDEVLRSQQGNNNAYCQDNPIGWLDWQLTRTNEDMLRFVREMIVFRKRHPALMRRRFLTGAPAGPEDLPDITWHGPDGSDPSWNDPEGRFLAFTLAGMTPEEEPVHVICNMSARSLRVPLPALAGKTWFLAVDTSRRPPEDITEKDLQQPVPHPEATLVLTHSVLICEAKGPARTTSI, encoded by the coding sequence ATGGAACCATACAGGACGCGTGCAGGTTCACGCTTCCCTTTTGGAATGCAATATTCGGAGGAGGGCACGAACTTCTCGTTTCCCTGCCGGTATGCTCACGCCGTAGAACTGCTTCTTTTCGAAAACGCCCTCAGCCGGGCGCCTTTTCAGGTCATTCAACTCGATCCGCAGATCAACCGGACCTATTTCACCTGGCATGTCTTCGTCGAGGCCCTACCGGCAGGCACCGCCTACACCTGGCGCGCGGACGGCCCGAGCAACCCGTCCGCCACCGGGCTGCGTTTCGACGGCGGGAAATCCCTTGTCGACCCTTGGGCCGTCGCGGTATCGGACGCCCTGTGGGACCGGCAGCGCGCCTCCGCCCCCGGAGACAACACCGCCACGGCCATGCGCGGCATCGTAGTCGATGTGGCGGACTACGACTGGGAGGGTGACGAACCCCTGAACCACAGCCTTGAAAAGGCGGTCATCTATGAAGCTCATGTGGGAGGATTCACCCGCCACCCCTCATCGGAGGTGAAGCAGCCGGGTACCTTTGCGGGCCTCGTGGAGCAGATCCCTTATCTCAAAGCGCTTGGAGTGACGGATGTAGAACTGATGCCGGTGATGGCCTTCGACGAACAGGACATCCCCGAGGGCCCCCGTGAGCGCGGTCTCCACAACTTCTGGGGATACAGCCCGCATTCCTTTTATTCGCCCCACCCCGGGTACTGCACCGCACCGCACCTAGGATCCCATCTGAAGGACTTCCGGGACATGGTCAAGGCGCTTCACCAGGCCGAGATCGGCGTCATCATGGATGTGGTCTTCAACCACACCGCCGAGGGCGGTGCGGACGGCCCCATGATCAACTTCAAGGGCTTCTGGAACAACGCCTTCTATCATCTCGACCGCAGCGACCGCAGCGTCTACCGAGACTACACGGGCTGCGGCAACACCATCAACTGCAACCACCCGCTCGTATCGCTCTTTCTGATTCGATGCCTGGAATATTGGGTCGAAGAAATGCACGTCGACGGGTTTCGGTTCGATCTGGCGAGCGTATTCACCAGGGGGGAGGACGGACAGGTCATGCGCAACGCCCCGTTCGTCTGGGGCGTCGAATTCTCCCAGGTCCTCAACCAGACCAGGATCATCGCCGAGGCATGGGATGCCGGCGGCCTCTATCAAGTCGGCGCCTTTCCCGGGCTGCGCATGGCCGAATGGAACGGCCGTTACCGGGATGTCATCCGGCGGTTCGTACGGGGGGACGGCGGCCTCATCGGCGAAGTCGCCACCCGCGTCTCCGGCAGCAGCGACCTCTACGAACCGAGGGACCGGCTTCCCATCAACAGCATCAATTTCATCACCTGCCATGACGGTTTCACCCTCCAGGACCTGGTCAGCTACAACTGGAAGCACAACGAGGCCAACGGAGAAGCCAACCGGGACGGGACCGAGGAGAACCTCAGCTGGAACTGCGGCTGCGAGGGCGACACCAGGGATCTGGCCATCCTCTCCCTCCGCAGACGTCAGACGCGCAATTTCGCGGCGATCCTCCTTTTGAGTCAAGGCGTCCCGATGCTCCTTGCCGGCGACGAGGTCCTCCGTTCCCAGCAGGGAAACAACAACGCCTATTGCCAGGACAACCCCATCGGCTGGCTCGACTGGCAGCTCACCCGCACGAACGAAGACATGCTGCGATTCGTCCGCGAGATGATCGTTTTCCGCAAACGCCACCCCGCCCTCATGCGCAGGCGCTTCCTGACCGGCGCCCCGGCCGGGCCGGAAGATCTCCCCGACATCACCTGGCACGGGCCGGACGGGAGCGACCCGTCCTGGAACGATCCCGAGGGCCGTTTCCTGGCCTTCACCCTCGCCGGCATGACGCCCGAAGAAGAGCCGGTGCACGTCATCTGCAACATGTCGGCCCGCTCGCTGCGCGTCCCGCTTCCCGCCCTGGCTGGAAAAACCTGGTTCCTGGCCGTCGACACCTCGCGGCGCCCACCCGAAGACATCACCGAAAAGGACCTTCAGCAGCCTGTGCCTCACCCTGAGGCGACCCTGGTCCTCACCCACAGCGTCCTGATCTGCGAGGCCAAGGGGCCGGCCCGAACAACATCCATTTGA
- a CDS encoding TonB-dependent receptor plug domain-containing protein, whose amino-acid sequence MHEKHPRKDFCTKTTPFVWLALIFGISAYAAPLLAADVRQGKELHQLDAVVVSATRSEIPVFDAPQDVSVITAEEIMASPFERVEDIVRSVPGVSNFRHYGLQTNGIVSPLIMRGVGKNRVLLLVDGVPQNDNFNNAIAWVAWGHIPKETIERIEIVRGPTSALYGSEGLGGVIHIITRKPSAKRQSSISGQAGTADTYAGSVFHSQKWDDLGLMLAGGYEDSDGFLMTDRVESYTIDRYREAGKVFGKATYDLSPESEATFSALYYDHEMGKGREFFYDELQLDQYSATYSRQTGGLGLKGLVYLNHADKTAYQDTAKDNYTSLYRVENMPSTYTWGADLQTTLPVLGWADLTLGAAYKEASWKYDEDYPEMTRDAGAEGTQRFVSPFGNLNLHLIEKRLLVSLGARYDWIETSDGANWDTKPDGGIKSYRNAYPTQDEGNFSPKIGVAFHPDAKTTLRASGGKGFRAPSLFELYKVHVRGGGTYYRTANPDLKPEEIWSYDFGGERFLSDTVWAKATFYQSFANDYIGDRLTGSYVKNGKTYYEYQLDNISKVDIYGFETELQWYPLDNLTVFGNYSYTVSQIEEDQENKSLEGNHLPNDPKHSVHIGLNFNHPRFATVTLLGNYYADIYYDNENTLETEDYWTVDLGVSRRFLNRFTVFLNVENLFDKEYPIFLSASEGNTIAPGAIVTGGFKLEF is encoded by the coding sequence ATGCATGAAAAACACCCTCGGAAAGATTTCTGCACAAAAACGACACCCTTTGTCTGGCTCGCCCTGATCTTCGGGATATCGGCCTATGCAGCCCCGCTTCTGGCGGCCGACGTCAGGCAGGGCAAGGAACTTCACCAGCTCGACGCCGTCGTCGTGTCGGCGACCCGGAGTGAAATCCCGGTCTTCGACGCACCGCAGGACGTCTCCGTCATCACCGCCGAAGAGATCATGGCTTCGCCTTTCGAAAGGGTCGAGGACATCGTGCGCAGCGTCCCGGGCGTCTCCAATTTCCGCCATTACGGACTTCAAACCAACGGGATCGTGAGCCCGCTCATCATGCGGGGCGTAGGCAAAAACCGGGTCCTGCTGCTGGTCGACGGCGTCCCGCAGAACGACAACTTCAACAATGCCATCGCCTGGGTGGCCTGGGGGCATATCCCGAAGGAAACCATCGAACGGATCGAGATCGTCCGCGGACCCACTTCAGCGCTCTACGGCTCGGAAGGTCTGGGCGGCGTGATCCACATCATCACCCGGAAACCATCCGCCAAGCGGCAATCCTCGATCAGCGGGCAGGCCGGTACAGCCGACACCTACGCAGGATCGGTCTTTCACAGCCAGAAATGGGACGATCTCGGTCTGATGCTCGCCGGCGGCTACGAAGACAGTGACGGCTTTCTCATGACCGATCGGGTGGAAAGCTACACCATCGATCGCTATCGCGAGGCAGGGAAAGTCTTCGGCAAAGCGACCTACGACCTCAGTCCCGAATCGGAGGCGACCTTTTCCGCCCTCTACTACGATCATGAAATGGGGAAGGGGCGGGAATTCTTCTATGACGAACTCCAACTGGATCAGTACTCGGCGACCTACTCCCGCCAAACGGGCGGATTGGGCCTGAAGGGACTGGTCTATCTCAATCACGCGGACAAAACCGCCTACCAGGACACCGCAAAAGATAACTACACCTCCCTTTACCGGGTGGAAAACATGCCTTCCACCTACACTTGGGGAGCCGATCTTCAAACCACTCTGCCGGTCCTCGGTTGGGCCGACTTGACGCTGGGCGCCGCCTACAAAGAAGCCTCCTGGAAATACGACGAAGACTATCCAGAAATGACGAGGGACGCCGGGGCGGAGGGTACCCAGCGCTTCGTATCCCCCTTTGGCAATTTGAATCTTCACCTTATCGAAAAGCGCCTGCTCGTGAGCTTGGGCGCGCGCTACGACTGGATCGAGACCTCGGACGGCGCCAACTGGGACACCAAACCGGACGGCGGCATCAAATCTTATCGGAACGCCTATCCGACCCAGGACGAAGGCAACTTTTCGCCCAAAATCGGCGTGGCTTTCCACCCGGATGCGAAGACCACCCTGCGGGCCTCCGGAGGGAAAGGCTTTCGGGCCCCGAGCCTCTTCGAGCTGTACAAGGTTCACGTCCGGGGAGGCGGAACCTACTACCGGACCGCCAACCCGGACCTGAAACCGGAGGAGATCTGGTCGTATGACTTCGGCGGGGAGCGCTTCCTTTCGGATACGGTCTGGGCGAAGGCCACCTTTTATCAATCCTTCGCCAACGACTATATCGGAGACCGTTTGACCGGATCCTATGTCAAAAACGGCAAGACCTATTACGAATACCAGCTCGACAACATCAGCAAGGTCGACATCTACGGGTTCGAGACCGAACTGCAGTGGTATCCCCTGGACAATCTCACCGTGTTCGGGAATTACAGCTACACGGTATCGCAGATCGAAGAAGACCAGGAAAACAAAAGCCTGGAGGGCAACCACCTCCCGAACGATCCGAAGCACAGCGTTCACATCGGATTGAACTTCAACCACCCCCGCTTCGCAACGGTCACCCTGCTCGGCAACTATTACGCCGACATCTATTACGACAATGAGAACACCCTCGAAACGGAAGATTACTGGACGGTTGACCTCGGGGTGTCCCGCAGATTCCTGAACCGTTTTACCGTCTTCCTGAACGTGGAAAATCTCTTCGATAAGGAGTATCCTATCTTTTTGTCCGCCTCCGAAGGCAACACCATCGCCCCCGGGGCCATTGTCACCGGCGGCTTCAAACTCGAATTCTAA
- a CDS encoding metal ABC transporter solute-binding protein, Zn/Mn family, which produces MRMSTWAGMILVLVLLLSYAADRSPVLAAEPLRVFVSVIPQGYFVKRIGGERVEVHAMVKPGANPATYEPKPNQMVMLAGTRVYFATGVPFEGTWLGRFASMNPGMQIVRTDRGIEKRSMEGHRHADEKPEAGHSSEAGRDPHVWLSPPLVMLQARHILEALIREDPSGRTDFEANYKRLILDLIDLDAEIRHLFADKGEGGAFLVFHPAWGYFGEAYGLRQIPVEVEGKEPKPSELSQLIDHAREEKITALFVQPQFSTRSAQVIAEAIGGKLVVADPLAGDWMANLRQVAESVHAALP; this is translated from the coding sequence ATGAGGATGTCGACGTGGGCGGGGATGATCCTGGTTCTGGTTCTACTTCTGTCTTATGCAGCGGACCGGTCGCCGGTTCTTGCCGCTGAGCCGCTGAGGGTCTTCGTAAGCGTCATTCCACAGGGCTATTTTGTAAAGAGGATCGGGGGCGAGCGGGTGGAGGTGCATGCCATGGTCAAACCCGGCGCGAATCCGGCCACCTATGAACCTAAGCCGAATCAGATGGTTATGCTCGCCGGGACCCGGGTTTATTTTGCTACGGGGGTCCCGTTCGAGGGTACGTGGCTCGGGCGGTTTGCTTCGATGAACCCCGGGATGCAGATCGTGCGCACCGATCGGGGCATCGAAAAGCGTTCGATGGAAGGTCATCGTCACGCGGATGAAAAGCCCGAGGCCGGCCATTCGTCCGAGGCCGGCAGGGATCCCCACGTCTGGCTTTCACCGCCGCTTGTCATGCTCCAGGCACGCCATATCCTAGAGGCCCTGATCCGGGAAGACCCTTCTGGAAGGACGGATTTTGAAGCGAACTACAAGCGGTTGATCCTCGACCTGATCGATCTCGATGCCGAGATTCGACATCTCTTCGCTGACAAAGGGGAAGGGGGGGCATTCCTGGTGTTTCACCCGGCATGGGGTTACTTCGGGGAGGCTTACGGCCTCCGGCAGATTCCTGTGGAGGTCGAGGGGAAGGAGCCCAAACCTTCCGAGCTCTCGCAATTGATCGACCATGCCCGGGAAGAAAAGATCACCGCCTTGTTTGTCCAGCCCCAGTTCTCTACCCGCAGTGCCCAGGTGATAGCGGAGGCGATCGGCGGGAAGCTGGTCGTCGCCGATCCGCTCGCAGGCGACTGGATGGCGAACCTGCGCCAGGTTGCGGAGAGTGTCCATGCGGCGCTGCCCTGA